A single bacterium DNA region contains:
- a CDS encoding SemiSWEET transporter, translated as MDTMIVGLVSGILTTFGFLPQVIKSLRTKKVEDVAIAQPVVLLIGMSGWLLYGVMRDDLVIIMANIVSIALNLWLIVLKIKYRSNVKANNGK; from the coding sequence ATGGATACAATGATCGTAGGTTTGGTTTCTGGAATTCTAACTACGTTTGGTTTTCTACCGCAAGTGATAAAAAGCCTTCGTACCAAAAAAGTTGAGGATGTGGCTATTGCTCAGCCGGTCGTTTTATTGATCGGGATGAGCGGATGGTTGCTCTATGGGGTAATGCGTGATGACTTAGTTATCATTATGGCTAATATCGTTTCCATCGCATTGAATCTTTGGTTGATTGTGCTTAAAATAAAATATCGTTCCAATGTAAAAGCAAATAATGGGAAATAG
- the aspS gene encoding aspartate--tRNA ligase — protein MSAIMNTAHRSTTCGELRAANAGQKVTLIGWIHRRRDLGQVIFIDLRDRYGLTQIVFNPDKFSETHEKAKELRSEFVIKVLGVVTPRESVNKNIPTGEIEVIAESLTIMSRAKTPPFEINDENLKVDEDLRLEYRYLDLRRSYMQETLVLRHRLAQIVRNYFTENQFVEVETPVLMKSTPEGARDYLVPSRVHAGKFYALPQSPQIYKQLLMVSGMDRYFQIVKCFRDEDLRADRQPEFTQVDVEMSFVEREDVLGMIERLMFKIFKELKGIDLTMPLRRMPYSEAMRVYGSDKPDLRFGMPITYIEDCVRGSEFKVFNDVLDQKDGAIALLCVESQASSFSRKKIDELTEFVKNHGLLGLATVKVEATGITSSIGKFFTEDKLRRMVEVAGAKEGDLLLIAAGKEKIVQSALGALRLKLAEDLKLIRDDAYAMFWVVDFPLFEYDEEEKRWNAMHHPFTSPFDEDLSKMDSEPGAVRAKAYDLVLNGSEVGGGSIRIHSRDVQNKMFDALGLTQEDRDTKFGFLLRAFEYGVPPHGGIALGFDRLTAILAGRKSIRDVIAFPKTNSAVSLMDQSPSPVDARQLKELHIRTTE, from the coding sequence ATGAGCGCTATTATGAATACGGCTCACCGCAGTACGACATGCGGTGAACTGCGTGCCGCAAATGCCGGGCAAAAAGTAACGTTGATCGGATGGATTCACCGCCGTCGCGATTTGGGACAGGTCATTTTTATAGACCTGCGTGATCGTTATGGCTTAACCCAGATCGTTTTTAATCCGGATAAATTTTCCGAAACCCACGAAAAAGCAAAAGAGCTTCGCAGTGAGTTTGTTATCAAAGTTTTGGGTGTCGTCACACCCCGGGAATCGGTGAATAAGAATATTCCTACCGGTGAAATCGAAGTGATCGCGGAATCGCTGACTATCATGAGCCGTGCCAAAACACCGCCGTTTGAAATCAATGATGAAAACCTCAAAGTAGATGAAGATCTGCGATTGGAGTACCGTTACCTTGATTTGCGGCGTTCGTATATGCAGGAAACGCTTGTACTGAGGCATCGTCTCGCGCAAATCGTACGCAATTATTTTACCGAAAATCAATTCGTCGAAGTCGAGACACCCGTACTGATGAAAAGCACACCGGAAGGCGCGCGGGATTATCTGGTGCCCAGCCGCGTCCACGCCGGAAAATTTTATGCCTTACCCCAGTCACCGCAGATTTACAAACAGCTTCTGATGGTGTCGGGTATGGATCGCTATTTTCAAATCGTCAAGTGTTTCCGTGATGAAGACTTACGCGCCGACCGTCAGCCGGAATTTACGCAGGTGGACGTGGAAATGTCGTTCGTCGAACGCGAAGACGTACTGGGCATGATTGAACGCCTGATGTTTAAAATTTTTAAGGAACTCAAAGGCATAGACCTTACGATGCCGCTGCGTCGTATGCCGTATTCTGAAGCGATGCGCGTGTACGGCAGTGATAAGCCGGATCTGCGTTTTGGTATGCCCATCACGTATATCGAAGATTGTGTGCGCGGTTCGGAGTTCAAGGTTTTCAACGATGTACTTGATCAAAAAGACGGCGCGATCGCTCTACTTTGCGTGGAATCGCAAGCGTCCTCTTTTTCGCGCAAAAAAATAGATGAGTTGACTGAATTTGTAAAAAACCACGGCCTGCTAGGTTTAGCGACGGTCAAAGTGGAAGCGACGGGCATAACCTCATCTATCGGTAAATTTTTCACCGAAGATAAGTTGCGCCGTATGGTCGAAGTGGCCGGCGCTAAAGAGGGCGATTTGCTTTTGATCGCTGCAGGCAAAGAAAAAATCGTACAGTCTGCATTAGGTGCACTGCGTTTAAAACTCGCCGAGGATTTGAAGCTCATTCGTGACGATGCGTATGCGATGTTTTGGGTTGTAGATTTTCCGCTTTTCGAGTACGATGAAGAAGAAAAACGCTGGAATGCGATGCACCACCCGTTTACGTCACCGTTTGATGAGGATCTTTCGAAGATGGATTCGGAACCCGGCGCCGTGCGCGCAAAAGCGTATGATCTGGTACTCAACGGTTCGGAAGTCGGCGGCGGGAGTATCCGTATTCACAGCCGCGATGTACAAAATAAAATGTTTGACGCGTTGGGGCTTACACAGGAAGATCGCGATACCAAATTTGGATTTTTACTGCGTGCCTTTGAATATGGTGTGCCCCCGCATGGTGGTATCGCATTGGGATTCGATCGTTTGACGGCGATTCTGGCCGGACGGAAATCCATCCGCGATGTGATCGCATTTCCTAAAACCAATAGCGCCGTTTCACTGATGGATCAATCGCCTTCGCCCGTAGATGCACGACAACTGAAAGAACTGCACATACGAACAACGGAATAA
- a CDS encoding AgmX/PglI C-terminal domain-containing protein, with protein sequence MNSVKRNTKAAAAPPGGARAAGAARDIRIVAFPKEFQKSYWSAFDKRMLGIFFISLVVVYTPLIYMAMQPPRPKPTVLDNKLLKAIAKINKVDAALLEELDKPKEEEKTEETATSAVPSAQINRQQAPTNAQGRATRAAAAKAAAAARAGAAAKAAAGRGVLAVAGAVGSGGGGRYAAVDFSGGSGNLDEVLGQVGGIGEATGGGGDRTVLGAGGVAGGTGSISDLTAELGGAGALSVAAGSAGSGLIGVGKASISGTGGGQGASAAEIQGVIDQNATSVNACYQKELKKSPDLKGKLSVSIKINQAGRVSGVSVTQNTVGDAVANCVTNKIRGWTFPRGKKGVVTVNQTFVFTK encoded by the coding sequence ATGAATTCAGTAAAACGAAATACTAAAGCTGCGGCAGCCCCTCCGGGCGGCGCGCGCGCGGCCGGTGCGGCGCGCGATATTCGTATCGTTGCATTTCCAAAAGAGTTTCAGAAAAGCTATTGGTCTGCGTTTGATAAGCGCATGCTGGGCATTTTCTTTATCTCTTTGGTGGTCGTCTATACGCCGTTGATCTATATGGCGATGCAACCGCCGCGCCCGAAACCGACTGTCCTTGACAACAAGCTTTTGAAAGCAATTGCGAAAATCAACAAAGTGGACGCCGCGCTTCTGGAAGAGTTGGATAAACCCAAAGAAGAAGAAAAAACTGAAGAAACAGCTACTTCCGCGGTTCCCAGTGCGCAAATCAATCGTCAGCAAGCGCCCACGAATGCTCAAGGCCGTGCTACACGCGCAGCCGCAGCCAAAGCTGCAGCGGCAGCCCGTGCCGGTGCGGCGGCCAAAGCGGCTGCAGGTCGTGGTGTTTTGGCGGTAGCCGGTGCTGTAGGCTCCGGCGGGGGCGGTCGTTATGCGGCCGTTGATTTCTCCGGCGGTAGCGGCAATCTTGATGAGGTGTTAGGTCAGGTCGGCGGTATCGGTGAAGCGACCGGTGGCGGCGGTGATCGTACCGTGCTCGGTGCGGGCGGTGTAGCCGGCGGAACCGGAAGCATTTCCGACCTCACGGCTGAGCTTGGCGGTGCCGGTGCATTGTCTGTAGCGGCCGGTAGTGCCGGTAGCGGTCTTATCGGTGTCGGTAAAGCATCGATCTCAGGAACCGGTGGCGGCCAAGGTGCGTCAGCGGCTGAAATCCAAGGTGTCATTGACCAAAACGCAACCTCCGTCAATGCGTGCTATCAGAAAGAACTAAAAAAATCACCGGATCTTAAAGGTAAGTTATCCGTTTCGATCAAGATCAATCAAGCGGGTCGCGTTTCCGGTGTGAGCGTTACGCAAAATACTGTCGGCGATGCCGTCGCTAATTGCGTGACCAATAAAATCCGCGGATGGACTTTCCCGCGCGGTAAAAAAGGCGTCGTAACGGTTAACCAGACGTTCGTCTTCACGAAGTAA
- a CDS encoding biopolymer transporter ExbD, which produces MAFKPSAAKKNKRSEEGTLNMNSMMDILTIMLLFLLMNFSTSGALATKSDGMQPPKIVTKNKPKKMLLINVSQAHIYYNKDVIADTETVLAQKNSFLIPQLAEKLEEDANKALDLEARFGIEFKREVIVVCDDRTPFNVLMKVVVTCGRNQFSNLRLLGALANKNDVI; this is translated from the coding sequence ATGGCATTTAAACCATCTGCAGCAAAAAAGAATAAGCGTAGCGAAGAAGGTACGCTGAATATGAACTCCATGATGGACATTCTGACTATCATGTTGCTCTTCCTTCTTATGAACTTTTCCACTTCCGGTGCTTTGGCTACGAAATCGGATGGTATGCAACCACCGAAAATTGTTACCAAAAACAAACCTAAGAAGATGTTGCTCATTAACGTTTCTCAGGCACACATTTATTACAACAAAGATGTGATTGCTGACACGGAAACGGTACTGGCGCAAAAGAATTCATTTCTGATTCCACAGCTTGCTGAAAAGCTTGAAGAAGATGCCAATAAAGCGTTGGATTTGGAAGCGCGATTTGGTATTGAGTTTAAGCGTGAGGTGATTGTGGTTTGCGATGATCGTACACCTTTCAACGTACTTATGAAAGTCGTTGTAACCTGCGGTCGTAACCAATTTTCTAATCTTCGTTTGTTAGGCGCATTAGCCAACAAAAATGATGTGATCTAA
- a CDS encoding biopolymer transporter ExbD, which translates to MAFKPSQRRSVKAENTELDLRPIMNMMCILIPLLLKCSEFVKMTYLELNLPPLSGGGGGGGADDKPEKEKPKIGLKLVVTEKGMTIAGNSIVLAGEGGTTGPTLPKLADGKYDFRGLEQKMKDIVKQINGKGFEDERTIIITAEDVIPYQAIVTAMDIITNSEFKEFSDPSSNQKVKQPWFANIGVGKIII; encoded by the coding sequence ATGGCATTTAAACCCTCTCAAAGACGGAGTGTTAAGGCCGAGAACACAGAGCTTGATCTGCGGCCCATCATGAACATGATGTGTATCTTGATTCCGTTGCTTCTCAAATGTTCCGAATTCGTTAAAATGACTTATTTGGAGCTAAACCTTCCCCCGCTGAGCGGTGGTGGAGGTGGTGGCGGCGCGGATGATAAGCCTGAAAAAGAAAAACCGAAAATCGGGCTTAAGCTAGTTGTTACCGAAAAAGGTATGACGATTGCCGGAAATTCGATCGTTTTGGCTGGTGAAGGCGGTACTACGGGTCCGACGCTTCCTAAGTTGGCGGACGGTAAATACGACTTCAGAGGTCTTGAACAGAAAATGAAGGATATCGTCAAACAAATTAATGGTAAGGGTTTTGAAGATGAGCGAACCATTATCATTACGGCAGAGGATGTAATTCCGTATCAGGCCATCGTCACCGCGATGGATATCATCACCAACTCCGAATTCAAAGAGTTTTCGGATCCGAGCAGTAATCAAAAAGTAAAACAACCGTGGTTTGCCAATATCGGTGTCGGTAAGATAATTATCTAA
- a CDS encoding MotA/TolQ/ExbB proton channel family protein: MKKNILAKAAGLTVTAQMMASSLFAQDGGAAAPQESQSQVAIFFDAFFQSFKWEEAGSTYMWIIAFCGVFSVAIMAERLYFIFVRSNVDANKFMAEVRKLVAGGNLKKAIALCETAKDKALPSVVLAGLKRAAEKEGGPLDFRAIQNAVDEGTLEIIPKLSERSGYLAMLSNVSTLFGLMGTVYGLILAFAAVGNPAMPEDQKALFLAKGISAAMQTTIWGLSVAIPCIIVYTLINTKTGKIIDEMDEHMVKLINLMTGNK, translated from the coding sequence ATGAAAAAGAACATCTTGGCTAAGGCAGCAGGCTTGACAGTGACAGCCCAAATGATGGCTTCTTCGCTTTTCGCCCAAGACGGCGGCGCTGCGGCTCCTCAAGAATCGCAATCACAGGTAGCCATTTTCTTTGATGCATTTTTCCAGTCATTCAAATGGGAAGAAGCAGGTTCTACTTACATGTGGATCATTGCGTTTTGCGGTGTTTTTTCCGTGGCCATCATGGCGGAACGTCTTTATTTTATTTTTGTGCGTTCCAATGTAGATGCCAACAAATTCATGGCTGAAGTTCGTAAGCTGGTTGCCGGTGGAAACCTCAAAAAAGCGATTGCGCTTTGCGAAACAGCAAAAGATAAAGCTCTTCCGTCGGTTGTGCTCGCCGGTCTGAAACGCGCAGCTGAAAAAGAAGGCGGTCCTTTAGATTTTCGTGCCATCCAAAATGCCGTTGACGAAGGAACACTCGAAATTATTCCGAAACTCTCGGAACGCTCCGGTTACCTCGCTATGTTATCCAACGTTTCGACACTTTTCGGTCTGATGGGTACGGTGTACGGTCTGATTCTCGCTTTCGCCGCCGTAGGTAACCCGGCCATGCCTGAAGATCAAAAAGCGTTGTTCCTCGCGAAAGGTATCTCTGCCGCTATGCAAACGACGATCTGGGGTCTTTCTGTTGCTATTCCCTGTATCATCGTTTACACATTGATCAATACCAAAACCGGTAAAATCATTGATGAAATGGATGAACACATGGTCAAACTCATCAATTTGATGACGGGTAACAAATAA
- a CDS encoding tetratricopeptide repeat protein, producing the protein MTLVLRSGKWIALVLLAGLVSQTALYAQRGTGNKSNKDTVTLESVSSEDLLKLKEELELQRNKLETERVQLLDKGIKQSKEFLDKSGSGTATTALVLLQRAEYLYQIMNDNFSVVSDSIATENQKILNEYERRKEDFRTNLVAQKKTDKEIEQEMNQYPGPQLLPDPEMDYTEVIKTYQQLMDNFPESPYVVDAMYNIAFFREAEGRQLKSRGDERFINDGDRRQREALKIYQDLAVRFPDSKYAGECYNRIGEYYFQRGGDADLQKAIKNYSKVLDYPQAERFQEAVYKLAWTHYRLGDYPKAISYFTYLVDDVDSARYYNNFSQELDVEALVYIGISFNRWGEQIDLAQGTADGGYKLIKSYIDEAKLSEKRYAPEIIWQLGESYNLEQKDTLALYAYNTLINTYPLFWRTADAQFKVINTFERMQRGTQNKAVAKSLLDSVIFHRYKLYNSYRPGSDWSVAMTDKDLVIRANRMARDVLVDNILYYYGEASLSNDLKDWRVAMDFSRQFITFFPVDTFAYKFHYNMAFIEFAFFKMLDTAYEDFIKVATLYPYDQYRFKSAMNAYVIADSLYRARPFTRPKDVPMDSILPITPSESKLLDAINNYARLFPDTSALYPTDSLENPKPVMTKPGYKTPDFLAYAGGIYFSHNDFARASQYFNTIVTRYPKSDKARLAQRYLMQTYRDKKDFRSSEIVARKLLENSEVSAEQKTEAVQVIFFSIFKHAEYFQGKKENYKAAREFQRAYEEGKKLGYGKRNELAIAMFNSGVEYYNSKELKRSIAVFEAYADTFKDTKEAPAALWNVQNMYSDMKEMKTAAQVGERLVDRYPNYADGSRSSEVALYNSEYFFEQSSKQAAAKGDSNEAKDLNRQAIRVSEKFVKLFPKSQYTPELDFNIAKLYFAINDEEKAYQKYTQYARAYPNDKRNVQALYDVGVNHLKKNRRADAIVSFQEAKKKSDNLKAQRLDYNKFFSSESVYELAKLRYEDFTKVTIKEPNITLKEDQKLAIVQDLMTYYDAITSYAQYRTYEAAYYRGLVREEFGDALANREFKKEKDIAKLVKAQTESFYGASLVYKAAVQEYINAGSFLDKVYKKLTDDEKELTDSITKKYASKPDSAQIIIKILTEGKTAKDRDYSLLRQKEMALQYRDLSRSKISHILYQVADAKRLIFETIQSAPVPPEFKPGSLELAAFQQLTLDKAITPAAQEAIKAYEEAVKQMDSLGINDKYMAECRRNMIRFSAIVPGEYAKLSFQMMEQYKKFSDQYREIVSKGDTYVDKKTGKDFYTIFYEIPTEMQTYITQFAKPFGEKAVKGYSAAVTQAKEKGLYGEEDARQIQREMFAFAYDYAKLNYTESDTSDKYYKTYEATYFQNQADETMAYYTDASQTYSQNLTFTREIAKSVLEEAFSAAQELEMAKIVADPNGTGPDDKIIQTDNVELRKILALLGKYDQYYAKLLKLKTYTNFYASNYETWLSSPKADDSWQTTGFNDGKWYAAAAPPSTMKLGHKILEEHKAYPIWIGLGQRFSVPELPKELVPEKAPEVPPTIDTATVKTGGQDSSATENANGEAAAPSEESETTDTTTTQSYITRRYVLADFTMQDTNAKPIYSQDQINKIMDTAKVAYFRTYFNVKGSPLSGKLYVAVDGYYEFYLNGAFVGTALQESGEADSIGNVLETTELFIENFAQGRNVLGIMMHDRESPKEHHGIRIVLEVTEIEDPTAAIRDAAPPEGQELKNTLFRRGRVAKGK; encoded by the coding sequence ATGACATTGGTTTTACGATCAGGAAAATGGATTGCACTGGTGCTTTTAGCCGGATTGGTCTCCCAAACGGCGCTTTACGCACAACGCGGCACCGGGAACAAGTCAAACAAAGACACGGTAACCCTCGAAAGCGTTTCCAGTGAAGATCTGTTGAAACTCAAAGAAGAACTTGAGTTACAACGCAATAAGTTGGAAACCGAACGGGTTCAACTGCTCGATAAAGGCATCAAACAGAGCAAAGAGTTTCTTGATAAATCGGGTTCCGGCACGGCCACGACGGCGCTTGTACTTTTGCAGCGCGCGGAGTACCTCTATCAGATTATGAATGATAACTTCTCTGTTGTTTCTGATTCGATAGCGACGGAAAATCAAAAAATTCTCAATGAATACGAACGTCGTAAAGAGGATTTCCGCACCAATCTTGTCGCGCAGAAAAAAACGGATAAAGAAATAGAACAAGAGATGAATCAATATCCGGGGCCGCAACTTTTGCCGGATCCGGAGATGGATTATACGGAAGTCATCAAAACATACCAGCAGTTAATGGATAATTTCCCGGAAAGCCCGTATGTCGTTGATGCGATGTATAATATCGCTTTTTTCCGTGAGGCGGAAGGCCGTCAACTCAAGTCTCGCGGCGATGAACGCTTTATCAATGATGGCGACCGTAGACAACGCGAAGCATTGAAAATTTATCAGGATTTGGCTGTTCGTTTTCCCGACAGTAAATACGCGGGTGAATGCTATAACCGCATCGGTGAATATTATTTTCAACGCGGCGGCGATGCCGATTTGCAGAAGGCTATCAAAAATTATAGCAAAGTTTTAGATTACCCCCAAGCCGAACGCTTTCAGGAGGCTGTTTATAAGTTAGCTTGGACGCATTATCGTCTCGGTGATTATCCTAAAGCGATAAGTTATTTCACATACCTCGTAGATGATGTGGATTCGGCGCGTTATTACAATAATTTCAGCCAAGAACTTGATGTCGAGGCGCTCGTTTATATCGGTATCAGTTTTAACCGCTGGGGTGAACAAATAGATCTCGCGCAAGGTACGGCGGATGGCGGATACAAATTGATTAAGTCGTACATCGATGAAGCTAAACTCAGTGAAAAACGCTACGCTCCGGAAATTATTTGGCAATTGGGCGAATCTTATAATCTTGAGCAAAAAGATACCTTAGCGTTGTATGCGTATAACACGTTGATTAATACCTATCCTCTATTTTGGCGTACAGCGGACGCGCAGTTCAAAGTGATCAATACCTTCGAACGTATGCAGCGCGGTACACAAAATAAAGCGGTTGCCAAGTCGCTTTTGGACAGCGTGATTTTCCATCGTTATAAGCTGTATAATTCATACCGCCCCGGCAGCGACTGGTCTGTAGCCATGACGGATAAAGACTTAGTCATTCGGGCCAATCGTATGGCGCGCGACGTGTTAGTAGATAACATTTTGTATTATTACGGCGAAGCCTCGTTGAGTAATGATCTCAAAGACTGGCGTGTAGCGATGGACTTTAGCCGTCAGTTTATCACATTTTTTCCTGTGGATACATTTGCGTATAAATTCCATTACAATATGGCGTTTATCGAATTTGCATTTTTTAAAATGCTGGATACGGCGTATGAAGACTTTATCAAAGTCGCGACATTGTACCCATACGATCAATATCGTTTCAAATCGGCTATGAATGCGTACGTGATTGCCGACTCGTTATATCGTGCTCGTCCTTTCACACGTCCCAAAGACGTGCCGATGGACAGTATATTGCCAATTACACCAAGTGAATCCAAACTGCTTGATGCGATCAACAATTACGCACGCCTTTTCCCGGATACATCCGCATTGTATCCGACCGATTCATTGGAAAATCCGAAACCGGTAATGACGAAACCGGGTTATAAAACACCCGACTTCTTAGCCTACGCCGGCGGCATTTACTTCTCGCATAATGACTTTGCGCGGGCATCGCAGTATTTTAATACGATTGTAACACGGTATCCAAAGAGCGATAAAGCGCGTTTGGCGCAACGTTACCTGATGCAAACCTATCGCGATAAAAAAGATTTCCGCAGTTCGGAAATTGTTGCACGCAAGTTGTTGGAAAATTCTGAAGTAAGCGCTGAGCAAAAGACGGAAGCGGTTCAAGTTATATTTTTCTCCATTTTCAAGCACGCCGAATACTTCCAGGGTAAAAAAGAAAATTATAAAGCAGCACGCGAGTTTCAGCGAGCTTATGAAGAAGGTAAAAAGCTTGGTTACGGTAAGCGTAATGAACTGGCTATAGCGATGTTCAACTCCGGCGTGGAGTACTATAATTCGAAAGAATTAAAACGTTCGATAGCCGTATTTGAAGCCTATGCCGACACGTTTAAAGATACTAAAGAAGCACCGGCGGCTTTATGGAACGTGCAGAACATGTATTCGGATATGAAGGAAATGAAAACGGCGGCACAAGTCGGTGAGCGGCTCGTTGACCGCTATCCTAATTATGCGGATGGCTCACGCTCATCCGAAGTAGCGCTGTATAATTCCGAATATTTCTTCGAGCAATCCTCTAAGCAGGCTGCGGCTAAAGGCGACAGTAACGAAGCTAAAGATCTGAATCGGCAGGCGATCCGAGTGAGTGAAAAATTTGTGAAGCTTTTCCCCAAATCACAATACACGCCGGAACTGGATTTTAATATCGCGAAATTATACTTCGCCATTAATGATGAAGAAAAAGCGTACCAAAAATACACACAGTATGCGCGCGCGTATCCCAACGATAAACGCAATGTGCAGGCGTTGTACGACGTAGGCGTCAACCATCTCAAGAAAAATCGCCGTGCGGATGCGATCGTATCTTTTCAGGAAGCCAAAAAGAAAAGCGATAACTTGAAAGCGCAGCGATTAGATTACAATAAATTCTTCTCGTCCGAATCGGTGTATGAATTGGCTAAACTGCGTTACGAAGATTTCACAAAAGTAACGATCAAAGAACCAAATATCACACTCAAAGAAGATCAGAAACTGGCCATCGTTCAAGATCTTATGACATATTATGACGCGATCACAAGTTATGCGCAGTATCGCACCTACGAGGCGGCATACTATCGCGGTCTTGTACGCGAAGAGTTCGGTGACGCGTTGGCCAATCGTGAGTTTAAAAAAGAAAAAGACATTGCCAAGCTTGTCAAAGCACAGACGGAAAGTTTTTACGGTGCTTCGCTTGTGTACAAAGCCGCTGTGCAAGAGTACATCAACGCCGGTTCGTTCTTAGATAAAGTGTATAAAAAACTGACGGATGATGAAAAAGAACTGACGGATTCGATCACTAAGAAATATGCGTCGAAGCCGGACAGCGCGCAGATTATTATCAAGATTTTGACAGAAGGCAAAACAGCTAAAGATCGTGATTATTCCTTGCTCCGTCAGAAAGAAATGGCGCTGCAATACCGCGACCTCAGCCGTTCTAAAATATCACACATTCTTTATCAGGTAGCCGACGCCAAACGTTTGATTTTTGAAACGATTCAATCGGCGCCGGTACCTCCGGAATTCAAACCCGGATCATTGGAGCTAGCGGCTTTCCAGCAATTGACATTGGATAAAGCGATCACACCGGCTGCCCAGGAAGCGATCAAAGCGTATGAAGAGGCGGTAAAACAGATGGATTCGCTCGGAATCAATGATAAATACATGGCCGAATGCCGCCGAAATATGATTCGCTTCTCTGCGATAGTACCCGGTGAGTACGCTAAACTGTCATTCCAAATGATGGAACAGTATAAAAAGTTTTCCGATCAGTATCGCGAAATTGTAAGCAAAGGCGATACGTATGTGGATAAGAAAACCGGGAAAGACTTCTATACGATTTTCTATGAAATTCCGACGGAAATGCAAACCTATATCACGCAATTTGCCAAACCTTTCGGTGAAAAAGCCGTGAAGGGTTATTCCGCAGCTGTGACCCAAGCCAAAGAAAAAGGTTTGTACGGCGAAGAGGATGCACGCCAAATTCAACGTGAAATGTTTGCGTTTGCATACGATTATGCTAAGCTGAACTATACCGAATCGGATACATCGGATAAATACTACAAGACATACGAAGCGACGTATTTCCAAAACCAAGCTGACGAAACGATGGCTTATTATACCGATGCCAGCCAGACGTACAGCCAGAACTTGACGTTTACGCGTGAAATCGCGAAGTCGGTGCTTGAAGAAGCATTCAGTGCGGCACAAGAATTGGAAATGGCGAAGATTGTTGCCGATCCCAACGGCACCGGCCCGGATGATAAGATCATTCAAACCGATAACGTTGAATTGCGTAAAATTCTCGCCTTGCTTGGTAAATACGATCAGTATTATGCGAAGCTTCTGAAACTAAAGACGTATACCAATTTTTACGCGTCCAATTATGAAACGTGGTTGTCTTCGCCCAAAGCGGATGATTCCTGGCAGACGACAGGATTTAATGACGGCAAATGGTATGCGGCCGCCGCGCCTCCGTCAACAATGAAGCTTGGACACAAAATTTTAGAAGAACATAAAGCGTATCCGATTTGGATTGGATTAGGTCAGCGGTTCTCAGTGCCGGAATTACCTAAAGAGTTAGTTCCTGAAAAAGCACCCGAAGTACCTCCGACGATTGACACTGCTACAGTAAAAACGGGCGGTCAAGATTCATCAGCGACAGAAAATGCTAATGGTGAAGCGGCAGCTCCGTCGGAAGAATCCGAAACGACTGATACTACGACCACCCAATCGTATATAACGCGCCGCTATGTATTGGCTGATTTTACAATGCAGGATACAAATGCAAAGCCGATCTATTCGCAAGACCAGATCAATAAGATCATGGATACGGCTAAAGTGGCATACTTCCGCACGTACTTCAACGTTAAAGGCAGCCCTTTGTCGGGCAAACTCTATGTCGCTGTGGACGGATATTACGAGTTTTATCTGAACGGCGCCTTTGTCGGCACGGCGTTACAAGAATCGGGCGAAGCGGACAGTATCGGTAATGTACTCGAAACAACGGAACTTTTCATCGAAAACTTTGCACAAGGTCGCAACGTATTAGGAATCATGATGCACGATCGCGAATCGCCTAAAGAACATCATGGTATCCGTATCGTTCTCGAAGTAACCGAAATCGAAGATCCGACGGCGGCGATTCGGGATGCCGCGCCTCCGGAAGGACAGGAACTTAAAAACACGCTCTTCCGTCGCGGACGTGTCGCAAAAGGAAAGTAA